A portion of the Vicinamibacteria bacterium genome contains these proteins:
- a CDS encoding amidohydrolase family protein, with protein sequence MIIDAHAHVLAPPELYAFMNRLMASRGAHGWAVPDIPDEAYEKQNRRLLGIMDRVGTDMQLLSPRPFQSFHAEEPASMVFQWMGLVNDAIERICTMHPDRFRGVAGLPEAPRTTPKDWLDEARRCIEEKGFVGVLLNPDPSEGMNATPTLGDEWWYPLYEWLQANEVPALVHSTACRNGREDYSSHFITEESIAVLSLLRSRVLLDFPRLKLVISHGGGSVPYQVGRWTAESVHPLFKQNRAIDEPFYESMRRLYYDSCIYHQESIELLIRLVGSDRVLFGTEKPGSGSAPDPRTGRELDDLKPVVESISWLTDDDRERIFEKNARTVYTRIG encoded by the coding sequence ATGATCATCGACGCGCACGCGCACGTTCTCGCCCCTCCCGAGCTCTACGCGTTCATGAATCGACTGATGGCGAGCCGTGGCGCCCACGGCTGGGCGGTCCCCGACATCCCCGACGAGGCCTACGAGAAACAAAACCGTCGGCTTCTCGGCATCATGGATCGTGTCGGGACGGACATGCAGCTCCTGTCTCCACGCCCGTTCCAGTCGTTCCACGCCGAGGAGCCCGCTTCGATGGTTTTCCAGTGGATGGGTCTCGTAAACGATGCGATCGAACGGATCTGTACGATGCATCCCGATCGATTTCGAGGCGTGGCCGGGCTCCCCGAAGCACCTCGAACGACTCCGAAAGACTGGCTGGACGAGGCGCGGCGATGCATCGAGGAAAAGGGGTTCGTTGGCGTTCTCCTCAACCCCGACCCGAGCGAGGGCATGAACGCAACCCCGACGCTCGGCGACGAGTGGTGGTACCCGCTCTACGAGTGGCTTCAGGCGAACGAAGTTCCCGCGCTGGTCCACTCGACGGCATGCCGCAACGGTCGCGAAGACTACAGTTCCCACTTCATCACCGAGGAGAGCATCGCCGTCCTTTCCCTGCTCCGCTCGCGCGTGCTCCTCGATTTCCCTCGGCTCAAGCTCGTCATCAGCCACGGCGGTGGCTCGGTGCCGTATCAGGTGGGTCGCTGGACGGCCGAGAGCGTCCATCCCCTGTTCAAACAGAATCGTGCCATCGATGAGCCCTTTTACGAGAGCATGAGGCGGCTCTACTATGACTCCTGCATCTATCACCAGGAGTCCATCGAGCTCCTCATCCGGCTCGTGGGCTCCGACCGCGTGCTCTTCGGGACGGAAAAGCCGGGAAGCGGCTCGGCTCCCGATCCGCGAACGGGTCGAGAGCTCGATGACCTGAAGCCCGTCGTGGAAAGCATCTCCTGGTTGACCGACGACGATCGCGAGCGGATCTTCGAGAAGAACGCCCGCACGGTCTACACCCGGATTGGATGA